In one window of Gossypium hirsutum isolate 1008001.06 chromosome A01, Gossypium_hirsutum_v2.1, whole genome shotgun sequence DNA:
- the LOC121227826 gene encoding uncharacterized protein At1g66480, whose product MGNSLAGKKTTKVMKINGETLKLKTPVRAEDVVKDYPGHVLLESEAVKHFGVRAKPLEAHHKLEPKRLYFLVVLPEGPKERVPRRVRSGVNMSAKDRLESLMLSRRSVSDLTLMKGESTGAEKGESRAMRVRLRVPKAEVERLMKDSENEEEVAEKIMQLCTANGGNNPREGVVKGKQQVSWEGSHGSTGEGFKAREASSFPYTVNLFSWHALYLFIYRVLIRT is encoded by the coding sequence ATGGGGAATAGCCTGGCAGGGAAAAAGACGACCAAGGTGATGAAAATAAACGGGGAAACATTGAAGCTAAAGACGCCGGTGAGAGCTGAAGATGTGGTGAAGGATTATCCAGGGCATGTGTTGCTTGAATCCGAAGCTGTTAAACATTTCGGTGTTCGAGCAAAGCCATTAGAGGCACATCACAAATTGGAGCCTAAGAGGCTTTACTTCTTGGTAGTGTTGCCCGAAGGTCCCAAGGAGAGGGTTCCAAGGAGGGTTCGGTCGGGTGTGAACATGAGTGCTAAAGACAGGCTGGAGAGCTTGATGTTGTCGAGGAGATCGGTATCGGACCTCACGCTGATGAAAGGGGAAAGCACGGGGGCCGAGAAAGGTGAAAGTAGGGCAATGAGGGTGAGGTTGAGGGTGCCCAAGGCGGAGGTGGAGAGGTTGATGAAAGATAGTGAAAACGAAGAAGAGGTAGCTGAGAAAATCATGCAGCTTTGCACGGCCAATGGGGGGAACAACCCACGTGAAGGTGTGGTGAAGGGGAAACAACAAGTGAGTTGGGAGGGTAGCCATGGAAGCACCGGAGAAGGTTTCAAGGCACGTGAGGCTAGTTCATTCCCATATACAGTGAACCTGTTTTCATGGCAcgcactttatttatttatttacagagTGTTAATTAGAACATAG